The following are encoded together in the Myxocyprinus asiaticus isolate MX2 ecotype Aquarium Trade chromosome 7, UBuf_Myxa_2, whole genome shotgun sequence genome:
- the LOC127444231 gene encoding putative uncharacterized protein DDB_G0286901, translating to MTGWKARTTCSNSGSTNIHCSNNSISKIHCANNSRTNINCANNRSSNIHCTNNSSTNIFCANNNTRTNIYCPINNSTTNIYSGNNSTTNIYSGNNSSTNINCSNNNSRTDIHCGNNSSTNFYCANINSKTNIYCTNYSCSNIYYANNNSSTNIYCPKNSSTNIYCPNNCSTNIYCYNYSCSNIYNTNNNSSTNICCPNNSSTNIDCPNNSSNNIYCPNKSSTNIYCPNNTQPTSTVATTAQPTSTAPTTVAPISTAATTVAPTSTAPTTVATTTVHQHPLHQQQKHQHPLHQQQKHQHPLRQQQHSTNIHCSNNSSTKIYCYNNSSTNIYCPNNSSTNIYCANYSCSNIYYANNNSSTNIYSGNNSTTNIYSRNNSSTNINCSNNNSRTDIHCGNNTQPTSTAPTTVAPTSTAPTTVAPTSTMPTTTSAPTTVAPTSTAPTTEAPTSTAPTTEAPTSTAPITVATISTLPKTVTQTSTVPTTTAQPTSTVATTAQPTSTAPTTVAPISTAATTVAPTSTAPTTVATTTVAPTSTTPTTVAPTSTAPTSLAPKSTATTIATQTSTAPTTHQHPLHQQQKHQHPLHQQQKHQHPLRQQQHSTNIHCSNNSSTKIYCYNNSSTNIYCPNNSSTNIYCANYSCSNIYYANNNSSTNIYSGNNSTTNIYSRNNSSTNINCSNNNSRTDIHCGNNSNTNFYCVNINSTTNIYCTKYSCSNIYYANNNSTANIYCPNNCSTNIYCANYSCSNIYYANNNIAPTSTMPTTTAQPTSTASTTGAQISTAPITVATTSQPTSTVATTAHTTNIYCANYSCSNIYYANNNSTTNIYSLNNRSTKNNCSNNSSNNITTNIYRGNNSTANIYCPNNCSTNIYCANYSCSNIYYANNNSSTNIYSGNNSTTNIYSRNNSSTNINCSNNNSRTDIHCGNNSNTNFYCANINSTTNIYCTKYSCSNIYYANNNSSTNIYGPNNCSTNIYCSNNSSTNILCSNNSSTNIHCSNNRSTKIHCANNNITTNIYSGNNSTNNIYCPNNSSANIYCRNNSSTNINCSDNSSNNNTPTSTAPTTVAPTSSAPTTIAPTSTAPTTEAPTSTAPTTEAPTSTAPITVAPISTLPKTVTQTSSVTTNIYCANYSCSNIYYANNNSTTNIYSLNNRSTKINCSNNSSNNITTNIYSGNNSTANIYCPNNCSTNIYCANYSCSNIYYANNNSSTNIYSGNNSTTNIYSRKNSSTNINCSNNNSRTDIHCGNNSNTNFYCANINSTTNIYCTNYSCSNIYYANNNSTANIYCPNNCSTNIYCNNYSCSNIYYANNNSSTNIYCPNYSSTNIYCPNISSTNIYCPKNSSTNIY from the exons atgacgggttggaaagcgcgtaCCACGTGctcaaactccgg tagcaccaacatccaCTGCTCCAACAacagtatcagcaaaatccactgcGCCAACAACAGTAGaaccaacatcaactgtgccaacaacagaAGCAGCAATATCCACTGCaccaacaacagtagcaccaacatcttCTGTGCAAATAACAACACCAGAACCAACATCTACTGCCCCATCAACAACAGCACAACCAACATCTACAGTGGTAACAACAGCACAACCAATATCTACAGTGgaaacaacagcagcacaaacatcAACTgctccaacaacaacagcagaactGACATCCACTGTGGCAACAACAGTAGCACAAATTTCTACTGTGCCAACATCAACAGCAAAACCAACATCTACTGCACCAACTACAGTTGCTCCAACATCTACTATGCCAACAACAACAGTAGTACCAACATCTACTGCCCCAAaaacagtagcaccaacatctactgcccCAACAACtgtagcaccaacatctactgctACAACTACAGTTGCTCCAACATCTACAATACCAACAACAACAGTAGTACCAACATCTGCTGCcccaacaacagtagcaccaacatcgACTGCCCCAACAATAGTAGCAACAACATCTACTGCCCCAACAAAAGTAGCACAAACATCTACTGCcccaacaaca cacaaccaaCATCTACAGTGGCAACAACAGCACAACCAACATCTACTGCcccaacaacagtagcaccaatATCTACTGCCgcaacaacagtagcaccaacatcaACTGCTCCGACAACAGTAgcaacaacaacagta CACCAACATCCACTGCACCAACAACAGAAGCACCAACATCCACTGCACCAACAACAGAAGCACCAACATCCACTGCGCCAACAACAACA tagcaccaacatccaCTGCTCCAACAACTCTAGCACCAAAATCTACTGCTACAACAATAGTAGCACAAACATCTACTGCcccaacaacagtagcaccaacatctactgcgCCAACTACAGTTGCTCCAACATCTACTAtgccaacaacaacagtagcaccaacatctacaGTGGTAACAACAGCACAACCAATATCTACAGTAgaaacaacagcagcacaaacatcAACTgctccaacaacaacagcagaactGACATCCACTGTGGCAACAACA cacagccAACATCTACTGCCCCAACAACtgtagcaccaacatctactgcgCCAACTACAGTTGCTCCAACATCTACTAtgccaacaacaaca tctgctccaacaacagtagcaccaacatccaCTGCGCCAACAACAGAAGCACCAACATCCACTGCGCCAACAACAGAAGCACCAACATCCACTGCGCCAATAACAGTAGCAACAATATCCACTTTGCCAAAAACAGTAACacaaacatctactgtgccaacaacaacagcacaaccaaCATCTACAGTGGCAACAACAGCACAACCAACATCTACTGCcccaacaacagtagcaccaatATCTACTGCCgcaacaacagtagcaccaacatcaACTGCTCCGACAACAGTAgcaacaacaacagtagcaccaacatctacaacaccaacaacagtagcaccaacatccaCAGCTCCAACATCTCTAGCACCAAAATCTACTGCTACAACAATAGCAACACAAACATCCACTGCTCCAACAACA CACCAACATCCACTGCACCAACAACAGAAGCACCAACATCCACTGCACCAACAACAGAAGCACCAACATCCACTGCGCCAACAACAACA tagcaccaacatccaCTGCTCCAACAACTCTAGCACCAAAATCTACTGCTACAACAATAGTAGCACAAACATCTACTGCcccaacaacagtagcaccaacatctactgcgCCAACTACAGTTGCTCCAACATCTACTAtgccaacaacaacagtagcaccaacatctacaGTGGTAACAACAGCACAACCAATATCTACAGTAgaaacaacagcagcacaaacatcAACTgctccaacaacaacagcagaactGACATCCACTGTGGCAACAACAGTAATACAAACTTCTACTGTGTCAACATCAACAGCACAACCAACATCTACTGCACCAAATACAGTTGCTCCAACATCTActatgccaacaacaacagcacagccAACATCTACTGCCCCAACAACtgtagcaccaacatctactgcgCCAACTACAGTTGCTCCAACATCTACTAtgccaacaacaaca TTGCTCCAACATCTActatgccaacaacaacagcacaaccaaCATCTACAGCCTCAACAACAGGAGCACAAATATCAACTGCTCCAATAACAGTAGCAACAACATCACAACCAACATCTACAGTGGCAACAACAGCACA CACAACCAACATCTACTGCGCCAACTACAGTTGCTCCAACATCTActatgccaacaacaacagcacaaccaaCATCTACAGCCTCAACAACAGGAGCACAAAAAACAACTGCTCCAATAACAGTAGCAACAACATCACAACCAACATCTACAGAGGCAACAACAGCACAGCCAACATCTATTGCCCCAACAACtgtagcaccaacatctactgcgCCAACTACAGTTGCTCCAACATCTACTAtgccaacaacaacagtagcaccaacatctacaGTGGTAACAACAGCACAACCAATATCTACAGTAgaaacaacagcagcacaaacatcAACTgctccaacaacaacagcagaactGACATCCACTGTGGCAACAACAGTAATACAAACTTCTACTGTGCCAACATCAACAGCACAACCAACATCTACTGCACCAAATACAGTTGCTCCAACATCTACTAtgccaacaacaacagtagcaccaacattTACGGCCCCAACAACtgtagcaccaacatctactgctccaacaacagtagcaccaacatccTCTGCTCCAACAACAGCAGCACCAACATCCACTGCTCCAACAACAGAAGCACCAAAATccactgtgccaacaacaacatcACAACCAACATCTACAGtggcaacaacagcacaaacaataTCTACTGCCCCAACAACAGTAGCGCCAATATCTACTGCCgcaacaacagtagcaccaacatcaACTGCTCCGACAACAGTAgcaacaacaaca caccaacatctactgctccaacaacagtagcaccaacatccTCTGCTCCAACAACAATAGCACCAACATCCACTGCACCAACAACTGAAGCACCAACATCCACTGCACCAACAACAGAAGCACCAACATCCACTGCACCAATAACAGTAGCACCAATATCCACTTTGCCAAAAACAGTAACACAAACATCTTCTGt CACAACCAACATCTACTGCGCCAACTACAGTTGCTCCAACATCTActatgccaacaacaacagcacaaccaaCATCTACAGCCTCAACAACAGGAGCACAAAAATCAACTGCTCCAATAACAGTAGCAACAACATCACAACCAACATCTACAGTGGCAACAACAGCACAGCCAACATCTATTGCCCCAACAACtgtagcaccaacatctactgcgCCAACTACAGTTGCTCCAACATCTACTAtgccaacaacaacagtagcaccaacatctacaGTGGTAACAACAGCACAACCAATATCTACAGTAGAAaaaacagcagcacaaacatcAACTgctccaacaacaacagcagaactGACATCCACTGTGGCAACAACAGTAATACAAACTTCTACTGTGCCAACATCAACAGCACAACCAACATCTACTGCACCAACTACAGTTGCTCCAACATCTActatgccaacaacaacagcacagccAACATCTACTGCCCCAACAACtgtagcaccaacatctactgcaACAACTACAGTTGCTCCAACATCTACTAtgccaacaacaacagtagcaccaacatctactgcccCAACtacagtagcaccaacatctactgcccCAACATTAGCAGCACAAACATCTACTGCCCCAAaaacagtagcaccaacatctactga